In Nitrosophilus alvini, the following are encoded in one genomic region:
- a CDS encoding rhodanese-like domain-containing protein translates to MKNIIFLLSLLPILLTAGVKTLSVEEVEKLKKQKVPIIDIRTPQEWKSTGIIPGSRLIMFFDERGGYDLNRFMKEFAKVVPSKDMPFVLVCRTGSRTKVVGNFLADKLGYKKAADLGGGIYAWIRSKKPVKAVK, encoded by the coding sequence ATGAAAAATATAATCTTTTTACTATCACTTTTGCCTATTCTCCTAACAGCGGGAGTCAAAACGCTCTCTGTAGAAGAGGTGGAAAAACTCAAAAAACAAAAGGTTCCTATTATTGATATCAGAACGCCTCAGGAGTGGAAAAGCACAGGTATAATTCCCGGCAGCAGGCTTATTATGTTTTTTGATGAAAGAGGCGGCTATGATTTGAACAGATTTATGAAAGAGTTTGCAAAAGTCGTTCCTTCAAAAGATATGCCTTTTGTTCTTGTCTGCAGAACGGGCAGCAGAACAAAAGTGGTCGGAAACTTTCTTGCCGATAAATTAGGATATAAAAAAGCCGCAGATCTTGGTGGGGGCATATATGCCTGGATAAGGTCCAAAAAGCCTGTAAAAGCTGTTAAGTGA
- the rpsI gene encoding 30S ribosomal protein S9 produces MAKVYATGKRKTAIAKVWLTPGSGKIIVNGMSLDEWLGGHEAIKKRVRLPLTLTKQESSVDIVATTFGGGYSAQADALKHGISKALTAFDESFRSILKPQGLLTRDARVVERKKYGKHKARRSPQFSKR; encoded by the coding sequence ATGGCTAAAGTATATGCAACGGGAAAAAGAAAAACAGCAATAGCAAAAGTTTGGTTAACGCCGGGTAGCGGCAAAATCATTGTTAATGGCATGAGTTTGGATGAGTGGCTAGGCGGCCATGAAGCTATAAAGAAAAGAGTAAGACTTCCGTTGACTCTTACAAAGCAGGAGTCAAGCGTAGATATCGTTGCAACAACATTCGGCGGCGGATACTCTGCACAGGCAGACGCTCTTAAGCACGGGATATCAAAAGCGCTTACAGCTTTTGACGAATCTTTCAGATCTATTTTGAAGCCTCAGGGTCTTTTGACAAGAGATGCGAGGGTAGTTGAAAGAAAGAAATACGGAAAACACAAAGCGAGAAGAAGTCCTCAGTTCTCAAAAAGATAA